One genomic window of Cellulophaga sp. Hel_I_12 includes the following:
- a CDS encoding DUF885 family protein: MKNILFFLILSLCLLCSEHGHAQNAKPLNGTITEKLSYIKESNNFSSESVRLKALFEVYTKSQLEDSPVMATFFGKPGNNHLWDDVSPEGTKKNLANLKIFNESKDWFNPNDLTEEDKINFNIFNRSVGDQYALNSQFPQQYLIIDQISGIHTLIPAVIQMMPTNSPKAVEDIIARLEGISKLLLRLEITLSEGIEKGIVMPRNAVLLVPNQLKDMIAESATESIFYTPFVALEGNEVLKGKAQSIIAKSVHPALERFKVFMSNTYLPNTRESYGLSDLPNGMAWYNAQIKYHTTTNLSAQEIHNLGLKEVARIKLEMEKVKSELNFNGDLAAFNKFLKEDPQFYFDTPEALLSAYRDICKKIDPVLPQLFGKLPRLPYGVKRIPAYAEQATTTAYYNPGSLQAGLAGYFFANTYKLNTRPKWEMEALTIHEAVPGHHLQIALAQELENVPEFRTMLFFTSFIEGWGLYSESLGPELGMYQDAYSQYGQLTYEMWRAIRLVVDTGIHAFGWTRQEAIDYFITNSGKNENDITVEIDRYIADPGQALAYKIGELKIKELRKKSEDTLKDQFDIRAFHDVVLGSGTIPLNVLEDNVNTWLSEQKTN; this comes from the coding sequence ATGAAGAACATTTTATTTTTTCTTATCCTAAGCCTCTGTCTTCTTTGCAGTGAACATGGACATGCGCAAAACGCAAAACCACTTAATGGAACCATCACTGAAAAACTCAGCTACATTAAAGAAAGTAATAATTTCAGTAGCGAAAGTGTACGTTTAAAGGCACTTTTTGAAGTCTATACCAAAAGTCAATTAGAAGATTCGCCTGTAATGGCTACTTTTTTTGGTAAACCTGGAAACAACCATTTATGGGATGATGTTTCACCAGAAGGCACAAAAAAAAACTTGGCGAACTTGAAGATTTTTAACGAATCTAAAGACTGGTTTAACCCCAACGATTTAACAGAGGAAGATAAGATTAACTTCAACATCTTCAATCGTTCTGTTGGTGACCAATATGCGTTGAATAGCCAGTTTCCGCAACAGTATTTAATTATAGACCAAATTTCTGGGATTCATACCTTGATACCCGCAGTTATTCAAATGATGCCTACCAATTCGCCAAAGGCCGTGGAAGATATTATAGCAAGGCTAGAGGGTATATCCAAACTTTTACTAAGACTTGAAATAACACTATCAGAAGGAATTGAAAAGGGAATCGTAATGCCAAGAAATGCAGTATTGCTTGTCCCCAATCAATTAAAAGATATGATTGCTGAATCAGCAACGGAAAGTATTTTTTATACACCTTTTGTAGCACTGGAAGGCAATGAAGTACTTAAAGGGAAGGCTCAAAGTATTATTGCTAAAAGCGTTCATCCCGCTTTAGAACGATTTAAAGTTTTTATGTCAAATACTTATTTGCCTAATACAAGAGAAAGTTATGGGCTAAGTGATTTGCCCAACGGAATGGCTTGGTACAATGCGCAAATAAAGTATCATACCACCACAAACTTATCCGCTCAAGAAATCCACAACCTAGGCCTAAAAGAAGTAGCGAGAATAAAACTTGAAATGGAAAAAGTAAAATCTGAACTGAATTTCAATGGAGACCTAGCTGCTTTTAACAAGTTCCTAAAAGAAGACCCACAGTTCTATTTCGACACACCCGAAGCATTGCTTTCGGCCTATCGTGACATTTGTAAAAAAATAGACCCCGTTTTACCCCAACTTTTTGGAAAATTGCCAAGGCTCCCATATGGTGTAAAAAGAATTCCTGCCTATGCTGAACAAGCGACCACTACCGCCTATTACAACCCAGGTTCCTTACAAGCAGGATTGGCAGGTTATTTCTTTGCCAATACCTACAAGCTAAATACAAGACCAAAATGGGAAATGGAAGCCTTGACTATTCATGAGGCGGTACCTGGGCACCACTTACAAATTGCACTAGCTCAAGAACTAGAGAACGTTCCTGAATTCAGGACTATGCTGTTTTTCACATCATTTATTGAGGGCTGGGGACTGTATTCCGAAAGCCTAGGTCCAGAACTTGGAATGTACCAAGATGCCTATTCTCAGTACGGACAATTAACGTATGAAATGTGGCGTGCCATCCGTTTAGTGGTAGATACAGGTATCCATGCTTTTGGATGGACAAGACAAGAAGCCATTGACTATTTTATAACCAATTCCGGAAAAAATGAAAACGATATTACGGTTGAAATTGACAGGTATATTGCCGATCCCGGACAAGCCTTAGCCTACAAAATAGGCGAGTTAAAAATCAAGGAACTTAGAAAAAAATCTGAAGATACCCTTAAAGATCAGTTTGATATTAGGGCATTTCATGATGTTGTACTCGGAAGTGGTACAATACCACTGAACGTGTTGGAAGACAATGTGAATACGTGGTTAAGCGAACAAAAAACCAATTAA
- a CDS encoding agmatine/peptidylarginine deiminase, whose translation MKFILTHLLLSVLIVSCTSPKNNDLLVVVNQPAEFETQEALWLIWPSTDHKEGESVENVTLSIIEALLGDIDIVVTCKDKELLQQASQILKNRFGNQPRIQLLEIPSVEIWARDMGPIFVETNKNNLAVADFNFDSWGYADTLDIDTKTEEMYDVRVAQYFNLPVISSAMISEGGNREVNGKGTLITTEAVEMGRNPSMTKMEMEAEYERLLGVKKTIWLQQGLVEDDHTFLGPITTKDGTKAYTVVTTNGHVDEFVRFVNDSTLLLAQIDSTELDDPIAFENHKRIEKNYRILSKATDQDGKPFTIIRMPLPGTVFSTLSPGDYVYENIKNLDYEEENIFPDGETVKVMAALSYLNFIITNKVIIGQTFWREGMPIKLKENDKQAALVLQSVFPDREIVMIDALAVNLGGGGIHCISMQQPVHSK comes from the coding sequence ATGAAATTTATCTTAACCCACTTACTGCTATCAGTTTTAATCGTTTCATGCACATCGCCAAAGAATAATGATTTGCTTGTTGTGGTCAATCAACCCGCAGAGTTTGAAACGCAAGAAGCTCTTTGGTTAATTTGGCCGTCTACCGATCATAAAGAAGGGGAATCGGTTGAAAATGTTACCCTTTCTATTATTGAAGCGTTACTAGGAGATATAGACATTGTGGTTACGTGTAAAGACAAAGAACTGCTTCAACAGGCCTCGCAAATCTTAAAAAATCGTTTTGGAAACCAGCCAAGAATTCAACTATTGGAAATCCCATCGGTTGAAATTTGGGCAAGAGATATGGGTCCAATATTCGTTGAAACGAATAAAAACAACTTGGCCGTAGCAGACTTTAATTTTGATTCTTGGGGATATGCAGATACTCTGGATATCGATACCAAAACAGAGGAAATGTATGATGTAAGAGTAGCCCAGTATTTTAATTTGCCCGTGATTTCGAGTGCCATGATTAGCGAAGGTGGAAATCGAGAAGTCAATGGAAAAGGAACATTGATAACCACAGAAGCAGTTGAAATGGGCAGAAATCCGAGCATGACAAAGATGGAAATGGAAGCAGAATATGAGCGCCTTTTAGGTGTAAAAAAAACTATCTGGTTACAACAAGGTTTGGTTGAAGATGACCATACTTTTCTCGGACCCATTACAACTAAGGACGGAACAAAGGCCTATACCGTAGTGACGACCAATGGCCATGTTGATGAATTTGTTAGGTTTGTAAATGATTCCACCTTGCTTTTGGCACAAATAGATAGCACGGAATTGGACGATCCTATTGCTTTTGAAAACCATAAAAGAATTGAGAAAAATTATCGCATATTATCAAAAGCAACAGACCAAGATGGTAAGCCATTTACCATTATTCGAATGCCACTTCCGGGTACTGTTTTTTCAACTTTGAGTCCGGGCGATTATGTGTACGAAAACATAAAAAATCTTGATTACGAAGAAGAAAATATCTTCCCAGATGGAGAAACTGTAAAAGTTATGGCTGCCTTGAGCTACCTCAACTTTATCATCACCAACAAAGTAATTATTGGTCAGACTTTTTGGAGAGAAGGCATGCCTATTAAATTGAAAGAAAATGATAAACAAGCTGCATTGGTATTGCAATCTGTTTTTCCAGATCGAGAAATTGTAATGATAGACGCCCTGGCTGTTAATTTGGGTGGCGGTGGTATACATTGCATCAGTATGCAACAACCCGTACATTCAAAATAA
- a CDS encoding sulfatase codes for MKTKTAPEKPNILLIVIDDQGYADFTPFKDHDKTVSTPNILRLGAAGTVFTQAYVTAPVCSPSRAGILTGKNQFRWDKPASWGPGLPDEVKTIAEYLKEAGYHTAQIGKNDLGRNFHKNDVREYPLQHGYDEFLGFSAHAHDYWLNSQEIKDKTPDPYGTSALLGPLMHNMGEKSYNEGYLTDIFTDESIAYLKRKHEKPFFLTLSYSAVHHLIHEVPKKYLDKFGAKEIPNYDPSTMEAFGNHEPGSYAAYYDKYSRVGAIKADELRNYYLANLNNLDDNIGRVLDALKEQNLAKNTLIVFISDNGGSPLTGANNAPLTGGKYSLWEGGIRVPMAISWPGKIETNNIVTDYVSATDILPTLLDAAGVEVQDPALDGISLLKPDKNRLLVWKWQKTWAVRQGDWKLTNSHENHWKSEPSVQYISPIVDNSELKLFNVTQDPGERKDVASKYPEQVKALELAYKNWCDANIQQ; via the coding sequence GTGAAAACCAAGACAGCACCTGAAAAACCAAATATTTTACTCATCGTCATTGACGATCAAGGTTATGCCGACTTTACACCATTTAAAGATCACGATAAAACGGTATCTACCCCAAACATATTACGATTAGGAGCGGCAGGTACTGTTTTTACGCAAGCTTACGTGACTGCGCCTGTTTGTAGTCCTTCAAGAGCAGGAATTTTAACAGGAAAAAATCAGTTTAGATGGGATAAACCAGCAAGTTGGGGACCAGGTTTGCCAGATGAGGTAAAAACTATTGCAGAATATTTAAAAGAAGCAGGCTATCATACGGCGCAAATTGGAAAAAATGATTTGGGGCGCAATTTTCATAAAAATGATGTACGGGAGTATCCATTACAACATGGGTACGATGAATTTTTAGGTTTTAGTGCCCACGCTCATGATTACTGGTTAAACTCTCAAGAAATTAAAGATAAAACACCAGATCCCTACGGCACAAGTGCGCTTTTAGGGCCACTAATGCACAATATGGGGGAGAAGAGTTACAATGAAGGGTATTTAACGGATATTTTTACCGATGAATCGATTGCTTACCTTAAAAGAAAACACGAAAAACCCTTTTTTCTTACCTTATCGTATAGTGCAGTACACCATTTAATTCATGAAGTTCCTAAAAAGTATTTAGACAAATTTGGAGCTAAAGAAATTCCTAATTACGACCCAAGTACTATGGAAGCTTTTGGAAACCATGAGCCAGGTTCATATGCAGCGTACTACGATAAATATTCAAGGGTTGGTGCTATTAAAGCGGATGAATTACGAAATTACTACTTGGCTAATTTAAATAATCTAGATGATAATATTGGTCGTGTTTTAGACGCCTTAAAAGAACAAAACTTAGCTAAAAATACGCTTATTGTTTTTATATCCGACAATGGGGGATCTCCGTTAACTGGCGCTAATAATGCACCCTTAACAGGAGGTAAATATTCGCTTTGGGAAGGTGGTATCAGAGTGCCTATGGCGATAAGCTGGCCAGGTAAAATTGAAACTAATAATATAGTGACCGACTATGTGTCTGCCACCGATATCCTACCCACTCTTTTAGATGCAGCAGGTGTAGAAGTTCAGGATCCAGCCCTTGATGGGATAAGCCTTTTAAAGCCTGATAAAAATAGACTTTTAGTTTGGAAATGGCAGAAAACATGGGCAGTTAGGCAAGGGGATTGGAAATTGACCAATTCACATGAAAACCATTGGAAAAGCGAACCTTCTGTACAGTATATTTCGCCAATAGTAGACAATAGTGAATTAAAGCTTTTTAATGTTACTCAAGACCCAGGAGAACGTAAAGATGTAGCATCAAAGTATCCTGAACAGGTTAAGGCCTTAGAATTGGCTTATAAGAATTGGTGTGATGCGAATATTCAGCAATAA
- a CDS encoding short-chain fatty acid transporter: MLTKFGEKSTKVFEKYMPNAFVFAMLLTIITGVITFTWLGVQPIEIIKGWYDGFWSLLEFGMQIILIVITGFAIALSPTVNNGIGKLTNYIKTPQQVYIMVVLIGALLSLISFGWIVITCVLARELAVRTKGVNYPFLIACVYFSSGSWVTGLSSSIPLLLGTEENYLIEAGILSTIIPTAFTLGSGINLAMMALYVFFAPLLIFFLIPKTKNIKQLDDMLEDKTLKKELSIKEEALSLNLSYPSVSDSLNNGVLLQIFIVLMGLVYIIYHFYTYGFQLNFNIMIFIFLMVGLALHKTPMRYVIAMKRSSSNVSGILYQYPFYAGIMGIMLYTGLGEKLAEVMASVATMETYPFFAYVTGGLINFAIPSAGGEFAVVGPSIINAVKDIGAGLPANEVSAMISRASLAIAYGESLSNILQPFYLLLVFPIMGKGIKIQARDVMGYLVLPFIIFFILQSVLVTWMPL, encoded by the coding sequence ATGTTAACTAAATTCGGAGAAAAATCTACCAAAGTATTTGAGAAATATATGCCTAATGCTTTTGTATTTGCCATGCTCCTTACCATCATTACGGGCGTCATCACGTTTACTTGGCTCGGTGTCCAACCCATAGAAATTATCAAAGGTTGGTACGATGGATTTTGGTCCTTGTTAGAATTTGGGATGCAAATTATATTAATAGTCATCACAGGTTTTGCTATTGCATTGTCTCCTACCGTAAATAATGGCATAGGTAAATTGACCAATTACATCAAGACACCTCAACAGGTTTACATTATGGTCGTATTGATCGGTGCTTTGCTGTCACTTATTAGTTTTGGATGGATTGTCATTACCTGTGTTTTGGCAAGGGAATTGGCGGTTCGTACCAAGGGCGTTAATTATCCATTTTTAATAGCCTGTGTTTATTTTAGCAGTGGAAGCTGGGTAACCGGCTTGTCAAGTTCTATTCCCCTGTTGTTAGGTACGGAAGAAAATTACCTCATAGAAGCTGGTATTTTATCCACCATTATTCCAACCGCTTTTACTTTAGGGTCAGGAATAAATCTTGCGATGATGGCACTTTATGTCTTCTTTGCACCACTACTCATTTTTTTTTTAATTCCTAAAACCAAGAACATTAAACAATTGGATGACATGCTTGAAGATAAAACGCTTAAAAAGGAGCTTTCTATAAAAGAGGAAGCCTTGAGTCTCAACTTATCCTACCCGTCTGTTTCCGATAGCTTAAATAATGGTGTTCTCCTTCAAATTTTTATTGTACTCATGGGGCTGGTTTATATTATATATCATTTTTACACCTACGGTTTTCAGTTGAATTTTAATATTATGATTTTCATTTTTTTAATGGTAGGCTTGGCATTGCACAAAACACCGATGCGCTATGTCATTGCCATGAAACGCTCAAGTAGTAATGTTTCTGGCATTCTGTATCAGTATCCCTTTTATGCCGGAATTATGGGTATTATGCTCTACACAGGTTTAGGTGAAAAACTGGCCGAAGTTATGGCCTCTGTCGCGACTATGGAGACCTATCCCTTCTTTGCTTATGTTACTGGTGGTCTCATCAACTTTGCCATACCGTCGGCAGGTGGTGAATTTGCTGTGGTAGGCCCAAGTATCATCAATGCCGTAAAAGATATTGGGGCAGGTTTACCAGCCAACGAAGTATCGGCCATGATATCGAGAGCGTCATTAGCTATTGCCTATGGGGAAAGTCTTTCTAATATATTACAACCTTTTTATTTATTGCTTGTGTTCCCAATTATGGGTAAAGGCATTAAAATTCAAGCGAGAGATGTGATGGGCTATTTAGTCCTTCCCTTTATTATTTTCTTCATCCTCCAGTCTGTTTTAGTGACATGGATGCCTTTATAA
- a CDS encoding DeoR/GlpR family DNA-binding transcription regulator, which yields MKRHQIILEKLAKKKHLEVSELGDLLNVSTVTIRKDLRLLEEKGLLFRTHGGASLDNPYINEKAIGEKEKISVEEKNGIAQRAAQMIDENDSIMIASGTTVQAFSKFIKPKNKLTVITSSLYVVLHLIQNKNIEILQLGGYIRHSSGSVIGSYAEHILGNISCSKLFLGVDGFDLDYGLSTTNLEEAQLNKKMLHAVQKIIVLADSSKFGKKSFAKICDMDQVHELITDKGISPEIKRKIEEKGVKVTMV from the coding sequence ATGAAACGACATCAAATTATATTAGAAAAATTAGCAAAGAAAAAACATCTTGAAGTATCAGAATTAGGCGATTTGCTGAATGTTTCTACAGTCACAATTCGAAAAGATTTGCGATTATTAGAAGAAAAAGGTCTTTTGTTCAGGACTCATGGTGGCGCATCTTTAGACAACCCTTATATCAATGAAAAGGCAATTGGTGAAAAAGAAAAAATATCGGTCGAAGAAAAAAACGGTATAGCCCAACGTGCTGCGCAAATGATTGATGAGAACGACTCTATAATGATTGCTTCAGGGACTACGGTGCAAGCCTTTTCTAAGTTTATAAAACCAAAAAATAAACTTACGGTCATTACCTCTTCGCTTTACGTGGTACTGCATTTAATACAGAATAAGAACATAGAAATTTTACAGCTTGGTGGTTATATACGCCATTCTTCTGGTTCTGTAATTGGGTCCTATGCAGAACACATTTTAGGTAATATATCTTGTAGTAAGCTTTTTTTAGGGGTCGATGGTTTCGATTTAGACTATGGTTTATCTACCACTAATTTAGAAGAAGCTCAGCTTAATAAAAAAATGCTCCATGCTGTTCAAAAAATTATAGTGCTAGCGGATTCTTCAAAATTTGGAAAAAAAAGCTTTGCTAAAATTTGTGATATGGACCAAGTTCATGAACTCATCACCGATAAAGGGATATCACCAGAAATTAAGAGGAAAATTGAAGAAAAAGGAGTGAAGGTTACAATGGTTTAA
- a CDS encoding glycerol-3-phosphate dehydrogenase/oxidase, with protein MFDRASLVAKVASELDWDVIVIGGGATGLGVALDSVTRGYSTLLLEQSDFAKGTSSRSTKLVHGGVRYLAQGNIDLVREALYERGLLLKNASHLVRNQSFIIPNYSWWDTLQYTIGLKIYDFLSGKLSFGSSKRISKKDTSSRLATIKTKKLKGGVVYHDGQFDDARLAVNIAQTCIEQGATVLNHFKVKQLKKNDKAKVCGVIAIDVETEKEYTLNAKVVINATGVFTDEVLQMDKLGAKNTIRPSQGIHLVLDRSFLPGNDAIMIPKTTDGRVLFLVPWHNRIVVGTTDTLLDSHSLEPKPLEKEIDFILETANEYLNKPVSRADVLSIFAGLRPLAAPKDNSEKTKEISRSHKIIVSESDLVTITGGKWTTYRRMAQDTINKVIALGKLPQKACKTKHLPIHGADGSADDADHLYIYGTDQKAIEALIETDPELGNKLHPRLEFLKAEVVWAVTHEMARTIEDVLARRVRILFLDAKAAQEIAPQVAEILGKYLNKNEAWKQSQIEEFIILSDQYIV; from the coding sequence TTGTTCGATAGAGCGTCTTTAGTAGCAAAAGTAGCATCCGAATTAGATTGGGATGTAATTGTCATAGGTGGTGGTGCAACAGGTTTAGGCGTTGCTTTAGATAGTGTAACAAGAGGGTATAGCACCTTGCTTTTGGAGCAGTCTGATTTTGCCAAAGGTACCTCCAGTAGAAGCACAAAACTGGTACATGGCGGGGTGCGTTATTTAGCACAGGGTAATATCGATTTGGTGCGAGAAGCCTTATACGAAAGAGGTTTACTGCTTAAAAATGCATCCCATTTGGTACGAAATCAATCCTTTATTATTCCCAATTATTCTTGGTGGGATACGCTACAATATACCATTGGTTTAAAAATATATGATTTTTTATCGGGTAAATTAAGCTTTGGAAGTTCTAAGCGAATATCTAAAAAAGATACATCTTCACGATTAGCTACGATTAAAACAAAAAAATTAAAAGGAGGTGTTGTTTATCACGATGGTCAGTTTGATGATGCTCGGTTAGCTGTTAATATTGCGCAAACTTGTATTGAACAGGGTGCTACCGTTTTAAATCATTTTAAAGTAAAACAGTTAAAGAAAAATGATAAAGCTAAAGTCTGTGGAGTCATTGCGATAGACGTAGAAACCGAAAAGGAATATACCTTAAATGCAAAGGTGGTGATTAATGCTACTGGAGTCTTTACAGATGAGGTATTACAAATGGATAAGTTAGGGGCTAAAAATACCATAAGGCCAAGTCAAGGAATACACTTAGTGTTAGATCGTTCTTTTTTGCCTGGTAATGATGCTATCATGATTCCGAAAACTACAGATGGTCGAGTGCTATTTTTAGTGCCATGGCACAACAGAATTGTAGTCGGCACAACAGATACCTTGCTAGACAGTCATAGTTTAGAACCAAAACCTCTAGAGAAAGAAATAGATTTTATACTTGAAACGGCAAATGAGTATCTTAATAAGCCTGTAAGCCGGGCAGACGTTCTGAGTATCTTTGCCGGCTTAAGGCCTTTGGCAGCACCTAAAGATAATTCAGAAAAAACAAAAGAGATTTCTAGAAGTCATAAAATTATTGTTTCTGAATCTGATTTAGTGACCATTACCGGTGGAAAATGGACGACCTACCGCAGAATGGCCCAAGACACTATAAACAAAGTCATTGCCTTAGGTAAACTACCACAAAAAGCGTGTAAAACAAAGCATCTCCCGATACATGGCGCAGACGGTTCAGCAGATGATGCAGATCATCTTTATATTTATGGAACAGACCAAAAAGCGATAGAGGCGCTCATTGAAACTGATCCAGAGCTGGGCAATAAACTACACCCTAGATTAGAGTTTTTAAAAGCAGAAGTAGTATGGGCGGTTACTCATGAAATGGCGCGTACTATAGAGGATGTTCTGGCCAGGCGCGTAAGAATTTTGTTTTTAGATGCCAAAGCAGCTCAAGAAATAGCACCTCAAGTAGCCGAAATCTTAGGGAAGTATTTAAATAAAAATGAAGCTTGGAAACAAAGTCAAATTGAGGAATTTATAATTTTATCAGATCAATATATAGTCTAA
- a CDS encoding DUF885 family protein, whose protein sequence is MKNGIIILLAFLAVSCASDKKNQSPTIIDLADRFFEETLLTNPQQAYASDIPLKDHSLVSINSLSDIKKWEDFEDKLYADLQIIDEANISEKSERITYWLLKEQLEGSIGMRVCKRNLWNVNQETGIHHIWTYLADFQPVENDTLKFQAFERWNKLPAILQTEMDNLSIGIAEGYTMPKEIVAIVIEQLQTLGDYPLEDSPFMSPAKRSEDEAFANKWKELVIITVLPAFKQYQKFLETEYLPKAREEVSILANPNGKACYQAFIRSMTTTKKSGDELFELGSKIVAANTLKIQALGKELYQSNDFSEIINRIKSDSTNYFKSRDEILAYNNKIMNDAKIKSAAWFDVLPSTDVIIKPYLSHESGVGSYEAATGDKPAYYRINLKDPTHQTFYSNETLSFHEAYPGHHLQIGIEKDIKGMHPIRNLMWFGSYGEGWARYSEQLSEEMGLYNYKASLISRRAWPSRGLVMDPGLHLKKWPKEKIIIFMIESGIEESMALNLYQRSIVMPAQLTSYDTGGEEIKALRVLAEDQLGDAFNIKEFHTKILENGSIPLLPLRAVIKDWIALKKQPMN, encoded by the coding sequence ATGAAAAACGGAATTATTATCCTTTTAGCATTTCTGGCAGTAAGTTGCGCTTCTGATAAGAAAAATCAATCACCAACTATCATCGATTTGGCAGACCGCTTTTTTGAAGAAACTTTATTAACGAATCCCCAACAAGCCTACGCCAGCGACATTCCTTTAAAGGATCATAGCCTGGTGAGTATTAATTCATTATCAGATATCAAAAAATGGGAAGATTTTGAAGATAAACTGTATGCTGATTTACAAATAATAGACGAAGCAAATATTTCCGAAAAAAGCGAAAGAATAACCTATTGGCTTTTAAAGGAACAATTAGAGGGCAGCATTGGAATGCGAGTTTGTAAAAGAAACCTATGGAATGTGAATCAGGAGACTGGCATTCATCATATATGGACGTACTTAGCCGATTTTCAGCCGGTTGAAAATGATACTTTAAAATTTCAAGCTTTCGAACGTTGGAACAAACTGCCAGCTATTCTACAGACGGAAATGGATAATCTTTCAATTGGGATTGCTGAAGGATATACCATGCCCAAAGAAATCGTAGCCATTGTTATTGAGCAACTGCAAACGCTTGGAGACTATCCGCTTGAAGATTCGCCATTTATGTCGCCAGCCAAAAGAAGTGAAGATGAAGCTTTCGCCAATAAATGGAAAGAATTGGTGATTATTACGGTATTGCCCGCTTTTAAACAATACCAAAAATTTCTTGAAACGGAATACCTGCCAAAAGCCCGTGAGGAAGTATCTATCTTGGCTAATCCAAATGGTAAGGCATGTTACCAAGCCTTTATTCGAAGTATGACCACTACAAAAAAGTCAGGCGATGAGCTATTTGAATTAGGGTCTAAAATCGTAGCAGCGAATACACTAAAAATTCAGGCATTAGGAAAAGAGCTTTACCAATCAAACGATTTTTCAGAAATTATCAATCGCATTAAAAGCGACTCGACCAATTATTTTAAAAGTAGGGACGAAATCTTGGCATATAACAATAAAATAATGAACGATGCTAAAATTAAAAGTGCAGCTTGGTTCGATGTTTTGCCCTCTACTGATGTAATTATCAAGCCGTATCTATCACACGAATCTGGCGTTGGAAGTTATGAGGCTGCCACAGGAGACAAACCAGCCTATTACCGAATTAATTTAAAAGACCCAACGCATCAAACCTTTTACAGCAATGAAACCTTATCCTTCCACGAAGCCTATCCTGGGCATCATCTACAGATAGGAATTGAAAAGGATATTAAAGGAATGCATCCGATACGCAACTTGATGTGGTTTGGAAGTTACGGTGAAGGCTGGGCACGATACAGCGAACAACTATCTGAAGAAATGGGGCTTTATAACTACAAAGCGTCCTTAATATCCAGAAGAGCATGGCCATCAAGGGGACTCGTTATGGATCCTGGTTTACATTTAAAAAAATGGCCTAAAGAAAAGATCATAATCTTTATGATAGAATCTGGTATTGAGGAATCAATGGCATTGAATTTATATCAAAGAAGTATCGTTATGCCAGCCCAGTTGACGTCTTATGATACTGGAGGTGAAGAAATAAAAGCGTTACGAGTATTGGCAGAAGATCAACTTGGTGATGCGTTCAATATCAAAGAATTTCACACCAAAATACTTGAAAATGGGTCCATCCCTTTATTGCCATTAAGGGCTGTGATAAAAGATTGGATTGCATTGAAAAAACAACCGATGAATTAA